In one Arachis duranensis cultivar V14167 chromosome 9, aradu.V14167.gnm2.J7QH, whole genome shotgun sequence genomic region, the following are encoded:
- the LOC107466405 gene encoding LOW QUALITY PROTEIN: cellulose synthase-like protein G2 (The sequence of the model RefSeq protein was modified relative to this genomic sequence to represent the inferred CDS: inserted 1 base in 1 codon), whose amino-acid sequence MNSNMEETTTLPLNISHVNKPMIFTNRLHMLLHSIALCFLFYYRLCYFFQSRATPPLLLPWILVFLSEIILSFIWILGQAYRWNPISRTVFPQRLPEDQKLPHIDVFICTADPTKEPTIDVMNILLSAMALDYPPDKLHLYVFXPTNSSILFMYAYNLFNTCLYFYNLFARWWIPFCTRYRIRCRCPKAYFSSQESDDDFGGDMEFVAHRKMIKEKYEVFKEDMLRFREDEVHSGDATGITSQNHASIIEVIQEDSRDEIEPVNLPSLVYVSREKKPSHPHHFKAGALNALYRISAVMSNSPYILVLDCDMFCSEPDSVRQALCFHLDPKLSPSLAYVQFPQKFHNISKNDIYDSQHRSAYKVLWQGMDGLKGPVLSGTGFYMKREALYGNYTIKGTELEPQQQFGTSNKLIKSLKQQNFTPDLMNDGKALPDEETLLLASCNYETNTKWGQEIGFLYGTVCEDVHTGFMLNCNGWNSVFCDPSKPQFLGNSTTNLNELLIQGTRWGSGLLDIGSSRFCPLIYGPLRMSLLQSLCVAELTYFPLYCLPLWCFAIVPQLCLLYGFSLCPKVSDPFFFIFLFIFLSSLTKHLVEVLTTGGTFRKWIIEQRIWMMKSVTCHFYGLLDATLKKLGLREGSFMPTNKVEDHEQTMLYQMDKYDFRTSKMFLVPMVAIIIFNMSCFFGGIYRVASVGNWNSMFMQLLLPCYVIVVNYPIIEGLIRKDKGSISTSVIILSNFLVIIIHFILSPLLI is encoded by the exons ATGAATTCCAATATGGAGGAAACTACTACTCTTCCTCTGAATATCTCCCATGTCAACAAGCCTATGATCTTCACCAATAGGCTACACATGCTTCTCCACTCTATTGCTTTGTGCTTCTTATTCTATTACAGACTCTGTTACTTCTTTCAATCTAGAGCAACACCACCATTATTGTTACCCTGGATTCTTGTATTTTTATCTGAGATCATTCTCTCCTTCATTTGGATACTAGGCCAAGCATATAGATGGAACCCAATTTCAAGAACTGTGTTCCCTCAAAGGCTACCCGAAGATCAAAAGCTTCCTCATATTGATGTGTTCATATGCACTGCAGATCCTACTAAGGAGCCTACTATTGATGTCATGAACATTTTGTTATCAGCCATGGCACTTGATTACCCTCCAGATAAGCTTCATCTGTATGTTT TACCTACAAATTCTTCAATTTTGTTCATGTATGCTTATAATTTGTTTAACACATGTTtgtacttttacaacttgtttgcAAGGTGGTGGATTCCCTTCTGCACAAGATACAGAATAAGGTGTAGATGCCCCAAAGCTTACTTTTCTTCTCAAGAGAGTGATGATGATTTTGGCGGGGATATGGAGTTTGTTGCACACAGGAAAATGATCAAG GAAAAGTATGAGGTTTTCAAAGAAGACATGTTAAGATTTAGAGAAGATGAGGTTCACTCTGGAGATGCTACTGGCATAACAAGTCAAAATCATGCATCTATCATTGAG GTGATACAAGAAGATAGCAGAGATGAAATAGAGCCTGTGAATTTGCCTAGTCTTGTATACGTTTCCCGCGAGAAAAAGCCTTCTCATCCTCACCATTTCAAAGCTGGAGCACTCAATGCACTT TATCGCATCTCTGCCGTGATGAGCAATTCTCCATACATTCTAGTGCTGGACTGTGACATGTTCTGCAGCGAGCCGGATTCAGTGCGACAAGCACTGTGTTTCCACCTTGATCCAAAGCTATCACCTTCCCTTGCATATGTGCAATTCCCACAGAAATTTCACAACATAAGCAAGAATGATATATATGATAGTCAGCACAGATCAGCATACAAA GTTCTATGGCAAGGTATGGATGGACTTAAGGGGCCTGTGTTGTCTGGCACAGGATTCTATATGAAAAGGGAAGCTCTATATGGAAATTACACAATCAAAG GCACTGAACTTGAACCCCAACAACAATTTGGCACATCCAACAAGTTAATCAAATCCTTAAAACAACAGAATTTCACTCCTGATTTGATGAATGACGGGAAAGCTTTACCTGATGAAGAGACGCTACTTTTGGCTTCATGTAACTATGAAACTAACACTAAATGGGGTCAAGAG ATTGGATTCTTGTATGGTACTGTATGTGAAGATGTTCACACTGGATTCATGCTGAATTGCAATGGTTGGAATTCAGTTTTTTGTGATCCATCTAAGCCACAGTTCCTTGGAAACAGTACAACTAACCTGAATGAATTGCTAATTCAAGGAACAAGATGGGGTTCTGGTCTACTTGACATTGGTTCAAGCAGGTTCTGCCCTCTTATATATGGACCTCTAAGGATGTCCCTACTTCAAAGCCTTTGTGTTGCTGAGCTTACATATTTCCCTCTTTATTGCTTGCCTCTTTGGTGTTTTGCCATTGTCCCTCAACTTTGTCTACTATATGGATTTTCCCTCTGCCCTAAG GTCTCAGAcccatttttcttcatttttctgtTCATCTTCCTATCATCTCTAACAAAACACTTAGTTGAAGTCCTCACAACTGGAGGAACATTCAGAAAGTGGATAATAGAACAAAGGATATGGATGATGAAATCAGTCACATGCCACTTCTATGGATTGTTGGATGCAACACTCAAAAAACTTGGTCTAAGAGAGGGTAGTTTCATGCCGACCAACAAAGTGGAGGATCATGAACAAACCATGTTGTACCAAATGGACAAGTATGATTTCAGGACATCAAAAATGTTCCTTGTTCCAATGGTTGCAATCATAATCTTCAACATGAGTTGCTTCTTTGGGGGAATCTATAGAGTGGCTTCAGTTGGAAATTGGAACAGCATGTTCATGCAGCTATTGCTTCCTTGTTATGTCATTGTTGTGAATTATCCCATCATTGAAGGGCTGATAAGAAAAGACAAAGGAAGCATTTCAACTTCAGTGATTATACTTTCTAACTTTTTggtaattattattcattttataCTTTCTCCTCTCCTAATATAA